In Arachis stenosperma cultivar V10309 chromosome 1, arast.V10309.gnm1.PFL2, whole genome shotgun sequence, one DNA window encodes the following:
- the LOC130961805 gene encoding transcription factor MYB108-like: MEVKGSSNSNKSAVLISQSEEEEMMDLRRGPWTVDEDLTLINYIATHGEGRWNSLARSAGLKRTGKSCRLRWLNYLRPDVRRGNITLEEQLLILELHTRWGNRWSKIAQYLPGRTDNEIKNYWRTRVQKHAKQLKCDVNSKQFKDAMRYLWMPRLVERIQAAAAASTTTTTVVAPTNTSINNNNNNAYTYNSNNLNNNFEVHNGKMMLPTSTPPSVMANNDFVGSQITTQSYNTPENSSTAASSDSFGTPISDFNDYYNSNNINNLGDNNFYQASQTLFSHEQGMDLQSMMMVESNTPWMQSGDTSDNFWNVENMLFLEQQLMNDNM, translated from the exons ATGGAAGTAAAAGGAAGCAGCAACAGCAACAAGAGCGCCGTGTTAATAAGCCAGAGCGAGGAGGAAGAGATGATGGATCTCCGAAGAGGGCCATGGACGGTGGATGAAGACCTCACACTCATCAATTACATTGCCACTCATGGCGAAGGTCGCTGGAATTCCCTTGCTCGTTCTGCTG GACTCAAACGAACTGGGAAGAGTTGTAGATTGAGGTGGCTCAACTATCTTCGTCCTGATGTTCGTCGTGGTAACATCACACTTGAGGAACAACTTCTCATCCTTGAACTCCATACTCGTTGGGGAAACAG GTGGTCTAAAATTGCACAATATTTGCCTGGAAGAACTGACAACGAGATCAAGAATTATTGGAGAACTCGTGTTCAAAAACATGCCAAACAACTCAAATGTGACGTGAATAGCAAGCAATTTAAGGACGCCATGCGTTACCTTTGGATGCCACGGCTGGTTGAACGCATTCAAGCAGCCGCGGCCGCCTCCACCACCACAACTACAGTCGTAGCGCCCACCAACACCagcattaataataataataataatgcatacACTTACAACAGCAACAACCTCAATAACAATTTTGAGGTTCACAATGGGAAAATGATGCTACCTACTAGTACTCCTCCTTCGGTTATGGCCAATAATGATTTTGTGGGTTCACAAATTACCACACAAAGTTACAACACTCCAGAGAATAGTAGCACAGCAGCATCATCAGACTCATTTGGGACTCCAATCTCGGATTTTAATGATTATTATAATAGTAACAACATTAATAATCTAGGAGATAATAATTTCTACCAAGCTTCTCAAACATTGTTCTCTCATGAACAAGGAATGGATCTTCAAAGCATGATGATGGTGGAGTCAAACACACCTTGGAT